CCGACGGGACGAAGTCGTACTTCCCCGAGCGCGTCCCGCTCAACCTCCCCTACGGCGACGGGCTCGCCGACGACGACGCGGACCCGGCCGCCGCGCTGTACGGCGACGACGCGGTCGACACCGTCGCGGGCCTCCGCCTCCCGCGGTACGGCCTGGGCGCCTACGCCCGCCCGGCCCCGCGGCCGCTCCCGACGCCGGCCGAGGTGGAGGTCCTCGACGGACTCTCGCGGGCCGGCACGCGGCTGGCCGGGTTCACGAAGACGAACCTGTTCAAGCGGCTCGAGTCGAGCGGCCACGCGTTCCTCCTCTCGGTCGAGCGCCACGTCCTCCGGAACTACGTCTACATCCACGCGATCGAGAACGGGCTCCCGCTGCCGATCGGGTCGCAGGACGCCGCGCTCCTCGACCTCGGCCGGAACGACGAGGACGCCGACAGCCTGGCCGCGACGGGCGGCGAGGACCGCGAGGGCGAGGCGCTGGCCGGCGGAGCGCTCCGGGTCGGCCACGCCGCGTTCGAGGGGGCCGCGGCCCGGACGTACGAGGCGTACCGGTCGCTCAACACGCGGCACTTCACGTGGCTCCGGTCCGACCTGTTCGGCCCCGAGCTCGCCCGGGACCTCCGGGCCGACAGCGAGGCGCTCATCGGGCTCCTCGGCCGCGTCGGCGACTGGGACCCCGCGCGCGACCCGAAGCTCGACCGGCTCCGCCGGCTCCTCGTCGAGGACCACCCCGACGAGAAGGTCCTCGTGTTCAGCCAGTTCGCCGACACCGTCGACTACCTCGTCGGGCACCTGCGGGCCGGCGGGGTACAGCGCGTCGTCGGCGTGACGGGGGCGACGGAGGATCCGACGGAGGAGGCCGTCCGGTTCAGCCCCGTCAGCAACGACGCGGCGGTCCCGGCCGACCTCCAGACCCGCGTGCTCGTGACGACCGACGTCCTCTCGGAGGGCCAGAACCTCCAGGACGCCCACGTCGTCGTGAACTACGACCTCCCGTGGGCCATCATCCGGCTCGTCCAGCGTGCCGGCCGCGTCGACCGGATCGGCCAGCAGGCCGAGCGGATCCTGGCGTACTCGTTCCTCCCGGCCGAGGGCGTCGAGCGGATCATCAACCTCCGGGGCCGGGTCCAGCAGCGGCTCGCGGCGAACGACGAGGTCATCGGGTCCGACGAGCTCTTCTTCGAGGACAGCGCCGGCCGGACGTTCCTCCGCGACCTGTACAACGAGAAGGCCGGGGTCCTCGACGACGCGCCGGACGAGGACGTCGACCTCGCGAGCCAGGCCTACCAGATCTGGACCGAGGCGACCGACGAGGACCCGGCGCTCAAGGACGCCGTCGAGGCCCTCCCGCCGGTCGTCTACGCGACGCAGATGGCCGGCCCGGACCGGGAGCCCGGGGCCCTCGTCTACCTCCGGACGGCCGAGGGGTACGACGCGCTGACGTGGGTCAACCGCCGGGGCGAGCGCGTGACCGAGAGCCAGTTCGAGATCCTCCGCGCCGCGCGGTGCGAGCCGGACGCGCCCGCGCTCCCCCGGACGGACGACCACCACGCGCTCGTCGAGAAGGGCGTCCGGGGCCTCCTCCGGGAGGGGGGGAAGCCCGGGGGCCAGCTCGGGCGCCCGTCGAGCGTCCGCGCCCGGACGTACCACCGGCTCAAGGCGTACGCCCGCGAGATCGAGGGGTCGCTGTTCCAGACGCCCGACCTCGACCGGGCCATCGAGGAGGTCTACCGCGCGCCGCTGACCGAGATGGCCGAGGCCACGCTCAAGCGCCACCTCTCGCACGGGCTCGACGGGCGGGCCTTCGCCGGCGCCGTCGCCGAGCTCCGCGACGCGGGCGACCTCGTCCAGCACCTCAACCCCGACGAGGAGGGGACGGCCCAGATCATCTGCTCGGTCGGCCTCGCGCCCGCCGGGTACGCCCCCGCCGACCCCGCATGACCCTCGACCCCCGCCGCGTCCGCCGCCTCCTCGACGCCCACGACTTCGAGGAGCTGTTCCGGGAGGAGCTCGCCTGGAGCCGTCCCGAGCTTCGCGGGGCGAACGAGGTCGAGGCCGCCGGGCGGACCTACACGTGGCGGCAGGTCGCCACGGCCGGCGGCGTCCACGCGTTCGTCGTCGAGTCCGAGGACGGCGGCGTCCCCGACGCCCAGGCCCGGCGCGCGGTCGTGGCCGAGATGGAGCAATTGTTCGGCGAGCCCGTCCTCATCTTCGTCGACGCGGCCCGGACCCGGAGCCTCTGGACCTACGTCCGCCGCGAGGGCGGCAAGCTCGTCGTCCGGTCCCACCTCTACGCGAGGGACCAGCCGGTCGACCTCTTCCTGTCGAAGCTGGCCGGCCTCCTGTTCGAGGTGGCCGACTTCGACGAGGAGGGCCGGCTCCCGCTCCTCAAGGCGACCGAGCGCGTCCGCCGGGCGCTCGACGTCGAGGGCGTCACGAAGAAGTTCTACAGGGCCTTCCAGCGCGAGCACGACGCGCTGATCGCGGCCATCGAGGGGATCCCGGACGAGGGCGACAAGCGGTGGTACGCGTCGGTCCTCCTCACGCGGCTGATGTTCGTGTACTTCCTCCAGAAGAAGGGCTTCCTCGACGGCGGGAACCGGTACTACCTCGAGGACAAGCTGAGGGAGAGCAAGGCGCGGCTGGGCGAGGACTCGTTCTACCAGGGGTACTTCCAGGAGCTCGTCCAGGCCCTCTTCTTCCAGGGGCTCGCGACGCGCGAGGACCAGCGGGACCCCGAGGTCGTCGCCCGGATCGGCCGCGTCCCCTACCTCAACGGCGGCCTCTTCCTCAAGCACGAGGTTGAGCAGCGGTACGACGGCGCGCTCGACGTGCCGGACGAGGCGTTCGAGAGCCT
This sequence is a window from Rubrivirga marina. Protein-coding genes within it:
- a CDS encoding helicase-related protein, whose product is MPRIFDNIDLDLLPDLQRSLGRSERADLCVGYFNLRGWRHIGPHVEAVAGGEGRQCRIIVGMHRSESGELKEALRLDRDGDGVDMGEAVRLKRRLAEEFKEQLTLGSPSNADERALRLLARQLGEGKVTVKLHTRYRLHAKLYLCHTPDNPVLPTVAYLGSSNLTFSGLRGQGELNIDVLDGDAAAKLTRWFEARWADRFCLDISAELLALIEESWARDEPVRPYHLYLKVAYHLSQEARLGLAEFALPDVFERELFDYQAAAVSLAARHLSRRYGVLLGDVVGLGKTMMATALARVFQDEMRLRTLVICPKNLVRMWDGYRRRYGLRGARVLSITEVLTRLPDLEPYDLVVIDESHNLRNREGKRYRAIRDYVQAHDARCVLLTATPYNKAYEDLSNQLRLFVPPDRDLGVRPEALLREIGDAQFERRYQVQPRTLAAFERSPHPDDWRELMRLFLVRRTRSFIKEHYALDDGGRRYLLYPDGTKSYFPERVPLNLPYGDGLADDDADPAAALYGDDAVDTVAGLRLPRYGLGAYARPAPRPLPTPAEVEVLDGLSRAGTRLAGFTKTNLFKRLESSGHAFLLSVERHVLRNYVYIHAIENGLPLPIGSQDAALLDLGRNDEDADSLAATGGEDREGEALAGGALRVGHAAFEGAAARTYEAYRSLNTRHFTWLRSDLFGPELARDLRADSEALIGLLGRVGDWDPARDPKLDRLRRLLVEDHPDEKVLVFSQFADTVDYLVGHLRAGGVQRVVGVTGATEDPTEEAVRFSPVSNDAAVPADLQTRVLVTTDVLSEGQNLQDAHVVVNYDLPWAIIRLVQRAGRVDRIGQQAERILAYSFLPAEGVERIINLRGRVQQRLAANDEVIGSDELFFEDSAGRTFLRDLYNEKAGVLDDAPDEDVDLASQAYQIWTEATDEDPALKDAVEALPPVVYATQMAGPDREPGALVYLRTAEGYDALTWVNRRGERVTESQFEILRAARCEPDAPALPRTDDHHALVEKGVRGLLREGGKPGGQLGRPSSVRARTYHRLKAYAREIEGSLFQTPDLDRAIEEVYRAPLTEMAEATLKRHLSHGLDGRAFAGAVAELRDAGDLVQHLNPDEEGTAQIICSVGLAPAGYAPADPA